A section of the Triticum dicoccoides isolate Atlit2015 ecotype Zavitan chromosome 7A, WEW_v2.0, whole genome shotgun sequence genome encodes:
- the LOC119330255 gene encoding ATP-dependent 6-phosphofructokinase 6-like, which translates to MDGTPPPKTGAKLAAGEAGYVLEDVPHVSDYLPDLPTHPNPLQDNTAYSVVKQYFVNPDDTVCQKIVVHKDGPRGNHFRRAGPRQRVYFEPDEVHACIVTCGGLCPGLNTVIREIVCGLSDMYGVTKILGIQGGYRGFYARNTIDLTPKSVNDIHKRGGTILGSSRGGHDTMKIVDSIQYRGINQVYVIGGDGSQRGAGVIFEEVRKRGLKVAVAGIPKTIDNDIPVIDKSFGFDSAVEEAQRAINAAHVEAGSADNGIGLVKLMGRYSGFIAHYATLASRDVDCCLIPESPFYLEGEGGLFKYIEKRLKENGHMVIVVAEGAGQKLIAENMKEMGQDASGNALLLDVGLWLSQKINEHFKKNKTTINLKYIDPTYMIRAIPSNASDNVYCTLLAHSVVHGAMAGYTGFTVGQVNGRHCYIPFYRITEKQNKVSITDRMWARLLSSTNQPSFLSKQDVDDAKVEDERTAKLLDGSPSNPKVEDKVVPSNSNGVK; encoded by the exons ACCCACCCAAATCCACTGCAAGATAACACTGCATACTCTGTTGTCAA GCAGTACTTCGTTAACCCGGATGACACCGTCTGCCAGAAG ATTGTTGTCCACAAGGATGGCCCAAGAGGAAACCACTTCCGTCGTGCTGGACCTCGCCAAAGG GTCTATTTTGAACCTGACGAGGTCCATGCATGCATTGTCACCTGTGGAGGACTTTGCCCTGGACTTAATACTGTAATTAGGGAAATTGTATGCGGCTTATCTGACATGTACGGTGTCACCAAGATACTTGGGATTCAG gGTGGGTATAGAGGTTTCTACGCTCGCAATACCATCGACTTGACTCCAAAGAGTGTAAATGACATTCACAAAAGGGGCGGAACTATTCTTGGCTCATCACGAGGAGGCCATGACACCATGAAGATTGTTGATAGCATTCAGTACCGTGGTATAAATCAG GTGTATGTTATTGGTGGTGATGGTAGTCAAAGGGGCGCAGGAGTGATTTTTGAA GAGGTCAGAAAGCGTGGTCTCAAAGTTGCTGTTGCTGGCATTCCTAAGACTATTGATAATGACATCCCG GTAATTGATAAGTCATTTGGTTTCGACAGCGCAGTTGAGGAAGCTCAACGTGCCATAAATGCCGCTCATGTAGAGGCTGGAAGTGCTGACAATGGAATAGGCCTTGTAAAGCTCATGGGACGATACAGTG GTTTCATCGCACATTATGCCACCCTAGCAAGCAGAGATGTG GATTGTTGCTTGATTCCGGAGTCACCTTTCTATCTGGAAGGTGAAGGTGGACTCTTTAAATATATAGAAAAGCGGCTGAAGGAGAATGGCCATATGGTCATTGTCGTTGCGgagggtgcaggacagaaacttattGCCGAAAACATGAAGGAAATGGGGCAAGATGCTTCTGGCAACGCACTGCTTCTTGATGTTGGTCTTTGGTTGTCTCAGAAGATAAAT GAGCATTTCAAGAAAAACAAGACAACCATAAATCTGAAGTACATAG atcctacatacatgataCGTGCCATCCCTAGCAACGCATCGGATAATGTCTATTGCACACTACTGGCTCACAGCGTGGTCCATGGAGCCATGGCTGGATACACCGGTTTCACCGTCGGCCAAGTAAACGGCAGACACTGCTACATTCCCTTCTAC AGGATCACGGAGAAGCAGAACAAGGTCTCGATAACCGACAGGATGTGGGCAAGgcttctctcctccaccaaccaGCCAAGCTTCCTGAGCAAGCAAGACGTCGATGATGCCAAGGTCGAAGACGAGAGGACGGCCAAGCTATTGGACGGCTCTCCTTCCAACCCCAAGGTCGAAGATAAGGTCGTGCCTTCCAATTCCAATGGCGTCAAGTGA